A genomic region of Brevibacillus sp. JNUCC-41 contains the following coding sequences:
- a CDS encoding HD domain-containing protein, whose translation MKQTMIELTEKYVYDQMNSDASGHDWFHIDRVRKLALHIAKEERKGNEFIIEMAALLHDIPDDKLNHEADEGWKKLDVWFDEIKLDIDSVDAVKRIIHTISYSAGQLKLPSIEAEIVQDADRLDAIGAIGIARTFAYGGKKGQLMYDPSLPIRENMTKKEYRSGKSSTIHHFHEKLLRLQDMLNTCTAKKIASDRHEYMVGFLEEFNKEWDVRL comes from the coding sequence ATGAAACAAACGATGATTGAACTGACGGAGAAGTATGTATATGACCAAATGAATTCCGATGCCAGCGGCCATGATTGGTTCCATATCGATCGTGTTCGTAAGCTGGCTTTACATATTGCTAAAGAAGAACGAAAAGGAAATGAGTTTATCATTGAAATGGCGGCTTTGCTTCATGATATCCCGGATGATAAACTAAACCATGAAGCCGATGAAGGCTGGAAAAAGCTTGACGTTTGGTTTGATGAAATTAAGTTGGATATTGATAGTGTTGATGCCGTCAAACGGATCATCCATACAATTTCATATAGTGCAGGGCAGTTGAAGCTTCCTTCGATTGAGGCTGAAATTGTTCAGGACGCTGACCGCTTGGATGCAATTGGTGCCATTGGCATAGCCAGGACATTTGCATATGGCGGAAAAAAGGGACAACTTATGTATGATCCTTCATTGCCCATAAGGGAAAACATGACCAAGAAGGAATACAGGAGTGGCAAAAGCTCAACCATTCATCATTTTCATGAAAAATTATTGCGTTTGCAAGATATGCTCAATACTTGTACAGCCAAGAAGATTGCAAGTGATAGGCATGAATATATGGTTGGGTTTTTAGAGGAATTTAATAAGGAATGGGATGTACGATTATGA
- a CDS encoding BrxA/BrxB family bacilliredoxin → MSMAYDEYMKQMVKPMRAELVQAGFDELESAEAVESFMQSVDGTTLVVVNSVCGCAAGLARPAATQAVLQADNKPDHLVTVFAGQDKEATAKMREYFDGIEPSSPSMALLKGKEVVHFIPRHDIEGQPMEAIMENLLAAFSQINK, encoded by the coding sequence ATGTCTATGGCATATGATGAATATATGAAACAAATGGTGAAACCAATGCGGGCGGAACTGGTGCAAGCAGGTTTTGATGAGTTGGAATCCGCAGAAGCGGTAGAAAGCTTTATGCAATCGGTAGATGGTACGACACTTGTGGTCGTGAATTCAGTTTGCGGCTGTGCAGCCGGGTTAGCCCGTCCAGCTGCTACTCAAGCGGTACTTCAAGCAGACAATAAGCCAGATCATTTGGTAACTGTATTTGCTGGCCAAGATAAGGAAGCGACAGCTAAAATGCGGGAATACTTCGATGGAATAGAACCTTCTTCACCATCCATGGCTCTTTTAAAGGGCAAAGAGGTCGTACATTTCATTCCTCGCCATGATATAGAAGGACAGCCAATGGAAGCTATCATGGAAAATTTATTGGCAGCATTCAGTCAAATAAATAAGTGA
- the ilvD gene encoding dihydroxy-acid dehydratase codes for MRSDMITKGVDRAPHRSLLRAAGVKEEDFGKPFIAVCNSYIDIVPGHVHLQEFGKIVKEAIREAGGVPFEFNTIGVDDGIAMGHIGMRYSLPSREIIADSVETVVSAHWFDGMVCIPNCDKITPGMMMAALRVNIPTIFVSGGPMKAGKDKNGKSLSLTSVFEGVGAYQAGNINEEDLQEIEQVACPTCGSCSGMFTANSMNCLAEGLGLALPGNGTILAVAEERKEFVKKSAKQLMELIKQDIKPRDIVTIEAIDNAFALDMAMGGSTNTVLHTLALAHEAGFEYPMERINEIANRVPHLAKIAPASDYHIEDVHNAGGVSAVINELLKKPGAFNGDCLSVSGKTLRENVAGCEILDKDVIHPLDNPHSERGGLAVLFGNLAPQGSIVKVGAVDASVGGYHRGPAICFDSQEDALSGIITGKVKEGDVVVIRYEGPKGGPGMPEMLAPTSQIVGRGLGAKVGLITDGRFSGASRGISIGHISPEAAEGGPIAFVEDGDIIELDLNNRKIELEISDEEFEKRKANWKGFESKVRTGYLARYSKLVTNASSGGVMKV; via the coding sequence ATGAGAAGTGACATGATTACAAAAGGGGTCGATCGAGCTCCACATAGAAGTCTGTTGCGGGCAGCAGGGGTTAAAGAAGAAGATTTCGGTAAACCGTTCATCGCGGTTTGTAATTCTTACATCGACATCGTTCCAGGTCATGTCCACCTTCAGGAATTCGGAAAAATAGTGAAGGAAGCGATTCGCGAGGCTGGCGGTGTTCCTTTCGAATTTAATACGATTGGGGTGGATGATGGAATTGCAATGGGTCATATTGGTATGCGCTATTCGTTGCCAAGTCGTGAAATCATTGCGGATTCCGTGGAAACTGTTGTATCAGCACATTGGTTTGACGGGATGGTTTGCATTCCAAACTGTGACAAGATAACGCCGGGAATGATGATGGCAGCACTTCGTGTCAATATTCCAACAATATTCGTAAGTGGCGGACCCATGAAAGCAGGTAAAGACAAAAACGGTAAATCTCTTTCACTAACATCCGTGTTTGAAGGTGTGGGCGCTTATCAAGCAGGTAATATCAATGAAGAAGATTTGCAGGAAATCGAGCAAGTTGCTTGCCCTACTTGCGGTTCTTGTTCAGGAATGTTCACGGCGAACTCCATGAACTGCCTGGCGGAAGGCTTAGGACTTGCACTTCCGGGAAATGGAACGATTTTGGCCGTAGCCGAAGAACGTAAGGAATTCGTTAAGAAATCCGCTAAACAGTTGATGGAGTTAATCAAACAGGATATCAAGCCTCGTGATATCGTAACGATTGAAGCTATTGATAATGCCTTTGCCTTGGATATGGCGATGGGCGGTTCGACCAACACCGTTCTTCATACACTTGCATTGGCACATGAAGCAGGTTTTGAATATCCAATGGAACGCATAAATGAAATAGCTAACCGAGTACCGCATTTAGCGAAAATCGCACCGGCATCCGATTATCATATTGAAGATGTCCATAATGCCGGTGGTGTAAGTGCCGTCATTAATGAGTTACTCAAAAAACCAGGTGCCTTTAATGGGGACTGCCTTTCTGTCTCAGGTAAAACGCTCCGTGAAAATGTTGCCGGCTGTGAAATATTGGACAAGGATGTCATCCATCCGTTAGATAATCCGCATTCTGAGCGTGGCGGGCTTGCTGTATTATTTGGTAACCTTGCTCCTCAAGGCTCCATTGTAAAAGTAGGGGCGGTTGACGCATCAGTTGGTGGCTACCACAGGGGTCCTGCCATTTGTTTCGATTCCCAGGAAGATGCACTTTCAGGGATCATTACTGGGAAGGTCAAAGAAGGGGATGTAGTGGTCATTCGTTACGAAGGCCCTAAAGGCGGGCCGGGTATGCCGGAAATGTTGGCACCCACTTCCCAAATCGTCGGGAGGGGACTTGGAGCGAAAGTCGGTTTGATCACCGATGGCCGCTTTTCAGGCGCATCCCGAGGCATCAGCATTGGTCATATATCCCCCGAAGCAGCTGAGGGAGGACCGATTGCCTTTGTTGAAGATGGAGATATCATCGAATTGGATTTGAATAATCGTAAAATCGAATTGGAAATTTCCGATGAAGAATTCGAAAAACGCAAAGCCAATTGGAAAGGCTTCGAGTCAAAAGTCAGGACAGGCTATTTAGCACGTTATTCCAAACTTGTGACGAATGCCAGCTCAGGCGGCGTGATGAAAGTTTAA
- a CDS encoding conserved virulence factor C family protein, producing the protein MKIKSIEPTPSPNTMKINLTEELLAGKSNNYKKDQADQAPQLIRDLFTIEGVKGVYHVADFLAVERNAKYDWKDILVQIRQVFGEKTEEQNQQTALNEHYGEVTVAIQQFKGIPMQIKASDSQHEKRFALPDYFLKGISAAQKEEDNVVLLRKWKDYGVRYGDMEDIVKEVSDELIAAYPEERINRLVAAAKEMVDAKEAILKRPKIKLTAEMLKDESWEKRYQALEQMEDPTVDDIPVLDMALSDGKVSIRRLAVVYLGMIEDRKVLPSLYKALKDKSAAVRRTAGDCLSDLGFEEAMGEMSQSLSDKNKLVRWRAAMFLYEVGNETTLPYLKQAEQDPEFEVALQVKMAIDRIENGEEAKGSVWKQMTESRQANDK; encoded by the coding sequence TTGAAAATTAAGTCGATAGAACCTACACCAAGTCCGAATACAATGAAAATCAATTTAACTGAAGAGCTATTAGCTGGTAAAAGCAATAATTATAAGAAAGATCAAGCTGACCAAGCACCCCAGCTGATTAGAGATTTATTTACGATCGAGGGAGTGAAAGGGGTATATCATGTTGCGGACTTCTTAGCCGTTGAGCGAAATGCGAAATATGATTGGAAAGATATTTTGGTCCAAATCCGTCAGGTTTTCGGGGAAAAAACCGAAGAACAAAATCAACAAACGGCATTAAATGAACATTACGGTGAAGTAACTGTTGCCATTCAACAATTCAAGGGCATTCCGATGCAAATTAAAGCAAGTGATAGCCAACACGAAAAACGTTTTGCCTTACCGGATTATTTCTTAAAGGGCATTTCAGCGGCCCAAAAAGAAGAGGACAATGTAGTCCTGCTTCGAAAATGGAAGGATTATGGCGTAAGGTATGGTGATATGGAAGATATCGTGAAGGAAGTATCCGATGAGTTGATTGCAGCTTACCCGGAAGAACGAATTAATCGGCTGGTAGCCGCTGCAAAAGAAATGGTGGATGCGAAGGAAGCAATTTTGAAACGACCAAAAATTAAACTGACTGCAGAAATGCTGAAGGACGAAAGCTGGGAAAAGCGATATCAGGCTTTAGAACAAATGGAAGATCCAACGGTTGATGATATACCCGTATTGGACATGGCACTCTCCGATGGTAAGGTCTCGATTCGACGGCTCGCGGTAGTATACTTGGGTATGATCGAAGATAGAAAAGTGCTTCCGAGCTTGTATAAAGCATTGAAAGATAAAAGTGCAGCCGTAAGACGTACGGCTGGGGATTGTTTATCCGATCTTGGCTTTGAAGAAGCGATGGGAGAAATGTCTCAATCACTTTCGGATAAAAATAAATTGGTTAGATGGAGGGCGGCGATGTTTTTATATGAAGTGGGAAATGAAACGACCCTCCCTTATCTAAAGCAAGCGGAACAGGACCCTGAATTCGAAGTGGCCCTGCAAGTCAAGATGGCCATTGACCGTATAGAAAATGGGGAAGAAGCAAAAGGTTCGGTTTGGAAGCAAATGACAGAATCAAGACAAGCAAATGACAAGTGA
- a CDS encoding ABC-F family ATP-binding cassette domain-containing protein, whose protein sequence is MKVFSMEHVMKTQGEKLLFKDVSFSITEGEKIGIVGINGTGKSTLLNIIAGLEDSDLGTKDHPNDYTISYLSQDPHFDEKLTIMEYMYESSTPVFSLIKEYEKTLVQLQVDPQNSVIQDRLLKQQQDMDTLGAWDTSANARTILTKLGLPDHSRKLGELSGGQKKRAALAKTLIETPDLLILDEPTNHLDFESITWLEEYLGKYQKSVLFVTHDRYFLDRVSNKIWEIAQTQLFEYKGNYADYLESKAIREENETAERSKKESLFKKELAWIRKGAKARTTKQKARIQRFETLESGVKDKQKTENLEMELSGARLGKKVLEMQDVSKSFGDKTIINHFSFLFKPGDRIGIVGNNGSGKSTLLNILAGRESIDEGNLEKGQTVKIGYYTQESVDMDENLRMIEYIRETADSIALKDGSFISAAQMLERFLFPMGSHGTPIRKLSGGEKRRLYLLNILMSAPNVLLLDEPTNDLDTQTLTVLEDYLETFSGVVITVSHDRYFLDKTCHQLLVFKNKAEIDFYYGSYSEFLEEKTEEAVTVKAPEPQMNRTEKKKKKLTYAESKEWEEIEGNMERVELRLKDITSEMSAAGSDFEKVRMLLEEEKELTDKLDHLMERWTYLAEKLEEE, encoded by the coding sequence ATGAAAGTTTTTAGCATGGAACATGTAATGAAAACCCAAGGGGAAAAGCTGCTTTTTAAAGATGTCTCTTTTTCCATTACCGAAGGGGAAAAAATCGGGATCGTTGGCATAAACGGCACCGGCAAATCGACATTATTGAATATCATCGCAGGCTTGGAAGACAGTGATTTAGGAACGAAGGATCATCCGAATGATTACACGATTTCCTATCTATCCCAAGATCCGCATTTTGATGAGAAATTGACGATCATGGAATATATGTATGAAAGTTCAACTCCTGTATTTTCGTTGATTAAGGAGTATGAAAAGACGCTCGTTCAACTACAGGTAGATCCACAGAATAGCGTAATTCAGGACCGTTTGTTAAAGCAGCAACAGGATATGGACACGCTTGGTGCCTGGGATACAAGTGCCAATGCCAGAACGATACTGACCAAACTTGGTCTTCCTGATCACTCGAGGAAATTGGGGGAACTGTCAGGTGGCCAAAAAAAACGTGCGGCCCTGGCAAAAACCTTGATTGAGACCCCTGATTTACTGATTTTGGATGAGCCGACGAACCATCTCGATTTTGAAAGCATCACTTGGCTTGAAGAATATTTGGGGAAATATCAAAAGTCCGTTTTATTTGTGACCCATGATCGATATTTCCTTGATCGCGTGTCCAATAAGATTTGGGAAATTGCCCAAACGCAGCTTTTCGAATACAAAGGAAATTATGCGGATTATTTAGAATCAAAGGCCATTCGTGAAGAGAACGAAACGGCTGAAAGATCGAAAAAGGAAAGTCTATTCAAAAAAGAGCTGGCCTGGATCCGTAAAGGCGCAAAGGCCCGTACAACGAAACAAAAGGCCAGGATCCAACGCTTCGAAACATTGGAATCAGGTGTAAAGGATAAGCAGAAAACCGAGAACCTGGAAATGGAATTAAGCGGTGCCCGCCTTGGGAAAAAGGTACTCGAGATGCAGGATGTTTCTAAATCCTTCGGTGATAAAACCATCATCAACCATTTTTCCTTCCTCTTCAAACCGGGTGATCGAATTGGGATCGTCGGTAATAATGGCAGTGGAAAATCAACCTTGTTAAATATCCTGGCCGGACGGGAATCGATAGATGAAGGAAACCTGGAAAAAGGGCAAACCGTGAAAATAGGGTACTATACGCAAGAAAGCGTCGATATGGATGAGAATTTGCGCATGATCGAGTATATTCGGGAAACGGCGGATTCAATTGCCCTTAAAGATGGTAGTTTCATATCGGCTGCACAGATGCTTGAAAGGTTCTTGTTTCCAATGGGGTCTCATGGGACGCCTATTCGCAAGCTTTCCGGTGGGGAGAAAAGGCGTTTATATCTTCTTAACATTTTGATGTCGGCACCTAATGTCCTGCTTTTGGATGAACCGACGAATGATTTGGACACACAAACCTTGACCGTTCTGGAGGATTATTTAGAAACGTTTTCAGGTGTAGTCATTACTGTTTCACATGATAGGTATTTCCTGGATAAGACGTGCCATCAGCTTCTTGTTTTCAAGAATAAAGCTGAAATTGATTTCTATTACGGCAGTTATTCAGAGTTCTTGGAAGAAAAGACTGAAGAGGCCGTGACAGTAAAAGCACCAGAACCTCAGATGAACCGGACCGAAAAGAAAAAGAAAAAACTAACTTATGCGGAAAGTAAGGAATGGGAAGAGATAGAAGGGAACATGGAAAGGGTCGAGTTGCGCCTGAAAGACATAACATCAGAAATGTCTGCAGCGGGAAGCGACTTTGAAAAAGTCCGCATGCTGCTTGAAGAAGAAAAGGAACTAACGGATAAATTAGACCATTTGATGGAAAGATGGACGTATTTAGCGGAAAAATTGGAAGAGGAATGA
- a CDS encoding class I SAM-dependent methyltransferase has protein sequence MFVTTVGRAGKETMILAKRLAEELKIPFIARRKRSVRDIQAEQNEDDCLVFGNKRMELYRYQEEEPFFFHPNLAMIRIKRIMRGESDPFLIAGDINKGNAVLDCTMGLGSDAIVASFAVGEHGQVVALEGNQYLALLVGHGMKTWENAEEKMVSAMRRVEVMHGDHYEILKTLPDNHFDVVYFDPMFEETIQESNGIRGLTHFAVGKELSVEIMNEAKRVARKRVVLKDHFRSSRFEEFGFEVIKRKTSKFHFGFIQSSDHDL, from the coding sequence ATGTTTGTCACAACAGTAGGAAGAGCCGGTAAAGAAACGATGATATTAGCCAAAAGGTTAGCTGAAGAATTAAAAATCCCCTTTATAGCCAGAAGAAAAAGATCGGTCAGAGATATTCAAGCGGAACAGAATGAAGATGATTGCCTTGTTTTTGGTAATAAGCGGATGGAGTTATATCGATACCAGGAAGAAGAACCATTCTTTTTTCACCCGAACCTGGCGATGATCCGTATTAAAAGAATAATGCGCGGCGAGAGTGACCCATTTCTCATTGCCGGAGATATAAACAAAGGGAACGCTGTGCTTGATTGTACAATGGGCTTGGGCTCGGATGCGATAGTCGCAAGTTTCGCAGTGGGTGAACATGGACAGGTTGTCGCATTGGAAGGAAATCAATATTTGGCATTGCTCGTGGGACACGGGATGAAGACATGGGAGAATGCAGAAGAAAAGATGGTTTCTGCGATGCGAAGAGTTGAGGTCATGCACGGTGATCATTACGAAATATTGAAAACATTGCCGGATAATCATTTTGATGTCGTATATTTCGATCCCATGTTTGAAGAAACGATTCAGGAATCGAATGGAATCAGGGGACTTACTCATTTTGCGGTAGGTAAGGAGTTATCTGTGGAAATAATGAATGAAGCCAAGCGGGTTGCACGCAAGAGAGTCGTGTTGAAAGACCATTTTCGCAGCTCCCGCTTTGAGGAATTTGGATTTGAGGTAATAAAGAGAAAAACATCCAAATTCCATTTTGGCTTCATTCAATCCAGTGATCACGATTTATAA